The Sesamum indicum cultivar Zhongzhi No. 13 linkage group LG6, S_indicum_v1.0, whole genome shotgun sequence genome has a segment encoding these proteins:
- the LOC105164467 gene encoding LOW QUALITY PROTEIN: polyadenylate-binding protein-interacting protein 12 (The sequence of the model RefSeq protein was modified relative to this genomic sequence to represent the inferred CDS: substituted 3 bases at 3 genomic stop codons) has protein sequence MVVFMENGSSREAKDDSSTSVKVDQFQAPFHSQARISTKQSDHDHDHDHNQQRPTSGNGGDEVFKREMRELEELFSKLNPMAREFVPPSFANSSMAMKINLDGGYFSKSTAAADVMHLNGFSNNDGNMGRRGKKNAHHQAKRRTNSRTSMAQREEVIRRTVFQRMDXVNKFNISKCLWXCVHFGCIWGXITEEHLAALFLGCGQVVDCRICGDPNSVLRFAFVEFTDEEAAHAALNLSGTMLGYYPVKVLPSRTAIAPVNPTFLPRTVDEREMCSRTVYVTNIDKKVSQADVKLFFETICGKVYRLRLLGDSHHSSRIAFVEFAVAESAIAALNCSGVVLGMLPIRVSPSKTPVRPKTPHPPSH, from the exons ATGGTGGTGTTTATGGAGAATGGGTCTTCACGAGAAGCAAAGGATGATAGTTCGACGTCGGTGAAGGTAGACCAGTTTCAGGCCCCTTTCCACTCTCAGGCGCGCATTAGCACGAAGCAGAGCGATCACGATCACGATCACGATCACAATCAGCAGAGGCCAACGAGTGGGAATGGGGGGGATGAGGTGTTTAAGAGGGAGATGAGGGAGTTGGAAGAACTGTTCTCTAAGCTCAACCCCATGGCTCGGGAGTTTGTTCCACCATCATTTGCTAATAGTAGCATGGCCATGAAGATAAACTTAGATGGtggatatttttctaaaagcactgctgctgctgatgttATGCATTTGAATGGATTTTCTAACAACGATGGGAACATGGGCCGAAGAGGG AAGAAGAATGCTCATCATCAGGCCAAGAGAAGGACGAATAGTCGAACTAGCATGGCTCAACGTGAAGAGGTTATTCGAAGGACTGTTTTTCAAAGAATGGATTAGGTGAATAAgtttaatatcagcaaatgcTTATGGTAATGTGTTCATTTTGGTTGTATTTGGGGATAGATTACTGAAGAGCATTTAGCGGCACTATTTCTTGGTTGTGGGCAG GTTGTGGACTGCCGCATATGCGGAGACCCGAATTCCGTCCTTCGTTTCGCTTTTGTGGAGTTCACTGATGAGG AGGCTGCCCATGCTGCTTTGAATCTGTCAGGAACCATGCTGGGATATTACCCCGTGAAGGTGCTGCCATCCAGGACAGCCATTGCGCCTGTTAATCCTACATTCTTGCCTAGG ACTGTGGATGAGCGTGAGATGTGCTCAAGAACAGTGTATGTTACGAACATTGACAAGAAG GTTTCTCAAGCAGACGTGAAACTCTTCTTTGAAACTATTTGTGGGAAG GTTTATCGTTTGAGGCTGCTCGGAGATTCTCACCATTCTTCACGTATTGCTTTTGTGGAATTTGCTGTG GCGGAAAGTGCAATTGCTGCCCTCAACTGTAGCGGTGTTGTTTTGGGCATGCTGCCCATAAG GGTAAGCCCTTCAAAGACGCCCGTTCGCCCAAAAACTCCTCATCCTCCATCTCACTGA